A single region of the Thermoanaerobaculum aquaticum genome encodes:
- a CDS encoding formate dehydrogenase subunit gamma: MNPGRIRRFSTWQVVSHAIMVVCFTLLALTGLPQKYPEQAWAKGLILIFGSVERARWLHHLCGTIMAIQLVVHLLELLWLHMVRRYPTTMLPRLKDIQDFLQQVRYNLGLVAEPPRMERYTFAEKIEYLALIWGTVLMVGTGLMLLYPIRWAEVITGQGVIAAKTAHGGEAILAVLSILTWHSYFVHLRHFNRSMFTGYLEEELYAEEHPLELEQIRRGEVPKPEPPALARVLVFIVVTALFVLGSLWLLWWMRWSPGLL, from the coding sequence ATGAACCCGGGACGGATCCGCAGGTTTTCCACATGGCAAGTGGTGAGCCACGCGATCATGGTGGTGTGCTTTACGCTCTTGGCCTTGACCGGGCTGCCGCAAAAGTACCCGGAGCAAGCTTGGGCTAAGGGTCTCATCCTCATCTTTGGCAGCGTTGAACGGGCCCGCTGGCTCCATCACCTCTGCGGCACCATCATGGCGATCCAGCTGGTGGTGCACCTTTTGGAGCTCCTGTGGTTGCACATGGTCCGGCGCTATCCCACCACAATGCTTCCACGGCTCAAAGATATCCAGGATTTCCTCCAGCAGGTGCGCTACAACCTGGGGTTGGTTGCCGAGCCTCCCCGTATGGAGCGCTACACCTTTGCGGAAAAAATCGAGTACCTGGCGCTTATTTGGGGGACCGTGTTGATGGTGGGCACCGGTCTCATGCTGCTTTACCCCATCCGTTGGGCGGAGGTCATCACCGGCCAAGGCGTGATTGCCGCCAAAACCGCCCACGGTGGGGAGGCTATTCTCGCGGTGTTGTCCATTCTTACGTGGCACAGCTATTTTGTGCACCTGCGGCATTTCAACAGGTCCATGTTCACCGGTTACTTGGAAGAAGAGCTTTACGCCGAGGAACACCCGCTGGAGCTGGAGCAAATCCGCCGAGGGGAAGTGCCAAAACCGGAGCCGCCAGCGCTGGCGAGGGTGCTGGTTTTCATTGTGGTCACAGCCTTATTTGTTTTGGGGAGCCTGTGGCTTTTGTGGTGGATGCGTTGGTCCCCCGGTTTGCTTTGA
- the ispE gene encoding 4-(cytidine 5'-diphospho)-2-C-methyl-D-erythritol kinase: MTRMVVRCPAKVNLHLEVLGLRPDGYHEVRTLLAAVGLWDELEVEAAPPGVWELRVEGGVSLPADNTVWRAAKLLLSAFPDAGGARVVLRKGIPAAAGLGGGSADGAAALVALAKLWGLPVEPGQLVAMASEIGSDVPFFLFGGACWATGRGEQVLPLPDLPRYGVVVIPGQEPVSTPAVYRAWDEAQQESALPSFEPAPGLPRPGAGWHEGEGFFLYDWLVGKGELPFAKLRNDLQAAAIALFPWIGENLALLARFSPLTAMVSGSGGTVFGLFRDEGEAVRVAAELSPRQAVAVPLLRREESQLLAHAE, from the coding sequence ATGACGCGGATGGTGGTGCGTTGCCCGGCCAAGGTTAACCTCCACCTGGAGGTTTTGGGCTTGCGCCCCGATGGCTACCACGAGGTGCGGACGCTTTTGGCCGCCGTGGGGCTCTGGGATGAGCTGGAGGTGGAAGCGGCGCCGCCGGGGGTTTGGGAGCTGCGGGTGGAGGGCGGGGTGAGCCTTCCGGCGGACAACACGGTGTGGCGGGCGGCCAAGCTTCTGCTTTCCGCCTTTCCGGATGCCGGTGGCGCAAGGGTAGTGCTGCGCAAGGGCATCCCGGCCGCGGCCGGCCTGGGGGGTGGCTCGGCGGATGGCGCTGCAGCGCTGGTGGCGTTGGCCAAGCTCTGGGGCCTTCCGGTGGAGCCGGGGCAGCTGGTGGCCATGGCCTCCGAAATCGGCTCGGACGTGCCGTTTTTCCTCTTTGGGGGTGCCTGCTGGGCCACCGGAAGGGGGGAGCAGGTGTTGCCGCTTCCCGATCTTCCCCGTTACGGGGTGGTGGTGATCCCCGGGCAGGAACCGGTGTCCACACCGGCGGTGTACAGGGCCTGGGATGAGGCCCAGCAGGAGAGTGCGCTGCCGTCTTTCGAGCCTGCTCCCGGGTTGCCCAGGCCCGGAGCTGGCTGGCACGAAGGTGAGGGCTTTTTCCTCTATGATTGGCTGGTGGGGAAAGGCGAGCTGCCGTTTGCCAAATTGCGCAACGACTTGCAAGCTGCGGCCATTGCTCTCTTCCCATGGATTGGCGAGAACCTGGCGCTTTTGGCTCGCTTTTCGCCGCTTACTGCCATGGTTTCTGGGAGTGGGGGAACGGTCTTTGGGCTGTTTCGGGATGAGGGGGAAGCGGTGCGGGTCGCCGCTGAGCTTTCCCCTCGGCAGGCGGTGGCGGTGCCGCTGCTTCGCCGGGAGGAGTCCCAGCTTTTGGCTCACGCTGAGTAA
- the queG gene encoding tRNA epoxyqueuosine(34) reductase QueG, producing MERAHHEAKEALRAYALKTLGFDLFGVAPAEPLEGQRHLAAWLAMGFHGEMAYMARTATLRGNPDALLPGARSVICVACAYHDPPDGPLPSGHVRVARYARRRDYHKVIRKKLLKLGEHLVGLFPEAQFRIVVDSGPLLEKEVAQRAGLGWIGKNTCLINRRLGSELLLGELITTVALPPDSPETDHCGSCTACLAACPTEALRGPYQLDARRCISYLTIEHKSAFDADHPPQLSGYLFGCDLCQTCCPWNRHAPLQVNPHLPTRAHLATLSVSELAGLDAEAWAKLAEGSPLRRLTYERLRRNLGALDSTAKQE from the coding sequence GTGGAGCGCGCTCACCACGAAGCAAAGGAGGCCCTGCGAGCTTACGCCCTAAAAACCCTGGGCTTTGACCTCTTTGGGGTAGCTCCCGCCGAACCCCTGGAAGGCCAACGCCACCTGGCAGCGTGGCTGGCGATGGGGTTCCACGGCGAGATGGCCTACATGGCCCGCACCGCAACCCTCCGCGGAAACCCCGATGCCCTCCTCCCCGGCGCCCGCTCGGTGATTTGCGTCGCATGCGCCTACCACGATCCCCCCGATGGGCCGCTTCCCTCCGGGCATGTGCGGGTGGCCCGCTACGCTCGCCGCCGGGACTACCACAAGGTCATCCGCAAAAAGCTCCTCAAGCTCGGTGAGCATCTTGTGGGGCTGTTTCCCGAAGCACAGTTCAGGATCGTAGTGGACTCCGGGCCGCTTTTGGAAAAAGAGGTAGCGCAAAGGGCTGGGCTGGGGTGGATCGGCAAAAACACCTGCCTCATCAACCGCCGACTGGGGTCCGAGCTGCTTTTGGGGGAGCTCATCACCACCGTGGCTTTACCTCCCGATTCACCGGAAACTGACCACTGCGGCTCCTGCACCGCCTGTCTTGCCGCCTGCCCCACGGAAGCGCTGCGGGGGCCTTACCAGCTGGACGCCCGCCGTTGCATTTCGTACCTGACCATCGAGCACAAATCCGCCTTTGATGCCGACCACCCTCCCCAGCTTTCCGGATACCTCTTCGGCTGCGACCTCTGCCAAACCTGCTGCCCCTGGAACCGCCACGCCCCGCTCCAGGTCAACCCCCATCTCCCCACCCGTGCCCATCTGGCGACCCTAAGCGTCAGCGAGCTTGCCGGGCTTGACGCCGAGGCCTGGGCCAAGCTTGCGGAAGGCAGCCCCCTGCGCCGGCTGACCTACGAACGCCTCCGCCGCAACCTGGGTGCCCTTGACAGCACCGCAAAACAGGAGTAA
- a CDS encoding cytochrome c3 family protein has translation MRRWVGWWMLGCALAVAAGAQQTGSEVRQCSICHGRREFKKVQPDGSVRALFVDERELAQSVHAKWHCLDCHADITAIPHPPRLEKVRCQRCHFPGNPVGAPEDVNYQGYVESVHGRLQRAGNPKAPLCQDCHGSHDVQKAKAPNSKVYKSHVPLTCGRCHEGVLDVYRRSVHGQALLLKQNLDAPSCTDCHGEHQILPKKEKASEISASHIPETCGRCHGSLEFNRKYEIPVNPVKTFKHSFHGIANELGSVKVANCASCHTSHAVLPPSDPASSVNPENIPKTCGKAGCHPGANVNYARGRFHIDPSQRDAGVVYWVALFFKYLTAGTLAALFLHILLDLRAKLRKRTAHD, from the coding sequence ATGAGGCGGTGGGTTGGTTGGTGGATGCTTGGTTGCGCATTGGCAGTGGCGGCGGGGGCCCAGCAAACGGGTTCAGAAGTTCGCCAGTGCAGCATCTGTCACGGTAGGCGTGAGTTCAAGAAGGTGCAGCCGGACGGCTCGGTACGAGCGCTGTTTGTGGACGAGCGCGAGCTTGCCCAGTCGGTTCACGCCAAGTGGCACTGCTTGGACTGCCACGCCGATATCACCGCTATTCCCCACCCTCCACGGCTGGAAAAGGTCAGGTGCCAGCGCTGTCACTTTCCCGGCAACCCGGTGGGCGCACCTGAGGACGTGAACTACCAGGGCTACGTGGAGTCGGTGCACGGGCGTTTGCAGCGGGCGGGCAACCCCAAAGCACCTCTCTGTCAGGACTGCCACGGCAGTCACGACGTGCAGAAGGCGAAGGCTCCCAATTCAAAGGTATACAAAAGCCATGTGCCGTTGACTTGCGGGCGTTGCCATGAGGGAGTGCTCGACGTCTACCGCCGGTCGGTTCACGGCCAAGCGCTCCTTCTCAAGCAAAACTTGGACGCCCCTTCCTGCACCGACTGCCACGGTGAGCACCAGATCCTCCCCAAAAAAGAAAAGGCCTCAGAAATTTCTGCCTCCCATATTCCCGAAACCTGCGGGCGTTGCCACGGGTCTTTGGAGTTCAACCGGAAGTACGAAATTCCCGTGAACCCGGTGAAGACCTTTAAGCACTCTTTCCACGGAATTGCCAATGAGTTGGGGTCGGTAAAGGTGGCCAACTGCGCCTCGTGTCATACGTCCCACGCCGTTTTGCCACCGTCTGATCCGGCTTCTTCGGTGAACCCGGAAAACATCCCCAAAACCTGTGGCAAGGCAGGCTGCCACCCCGGCGCCAACGTCAACTACGCTCGCGGTCGTTTTCACATTGATCCGAGCCAGAGAGATGCAGGCGTTGTGTACTGGGTGGCGCTGTTCTTCAAGTACCTTACCGCGGGCACGCTGGCAGCGCTGTTCCTGCATATTCTCCTGGACCTCCGAGCCAAGCTCAGGAAGAGGACGGCCCATGACTGA
- a CDS encoding tetratricopeptide repeat protein encodes MGKAWAVVALVLVLSACQTVAPGAVDQGEKVLSLVAQAQFELAEGRVEKGLALFAEAVRLDPRSAELREEYGLALASAGLREQALSELRKAATLSSEGEAVLGLLAAQGAGSREDLQEAVVHLEKGQAFAPYADRVRQSLIEAYLRLGQGAKAWAQVEPLLAEHPESPWLHLVAGQALRQLGRFSEAEGHLQKARGVPEFSAQATGELVEVLAQQGKFKEAAALVGEAVRQGGAPTLPGLVRWATLLVRAREEAKAVEVLDEALSRDPNFTDALILRAAVAFRQGKADEAEHFYRRALAASPDDPDALLGLARLYLELRRFDEARPLLVKAREVVQQHEDALPGAIAEVAEEQAALELVARAYDRALPFLQELAKKPLERRGLALWAEYFRAQERWSEGLAFFKNASAVEDPQTLRLLRSIKAEFLLFAGSREEALAELAAMAGGELEDARAAVGTAMRSKLYKEAVAWAKKALERFPGDGELTFSLAAALERSGQFAEAEKTFRLLLASDPENASALNYLGYMFADRGENLTEAKELIEKAVALDPLSGAYLDSLGWVYFRLGDWDRAEKYLTEAATLEPFDPTVHEHLGDLFQARGQVEKARASWQRALELKPDEEGQEERIKAKLAGLPHAPAP; translated from the coding sequence GTGGGAAAAGCCTGGGCAGTGGTGGCGCTGGTTCTTGTGCTCTCGGCGTGCCAGACGGTGGCACCGGGAGCCGTTGACCAGGGCGAGAAGGTTTTAAGTTTGGTGGCACAGGCGCAGTTTGAGCTGGCCGAGGGGCGGGTGGAAAAGGGGCTTGCGCTTTTTGCCGAAGCCGTGCGTCTGGACCCCCGGTCGGCGGAGCTGCGGGAGGAGTACGGCTTGGCTTTGGCCAGCGCGGGCCTGCGGGAGCAGGCCCTTTCCGAGTTGCGAAAGGCCGCCACGCTTTCGTCCGAGGGGGAAGCGGTGCTGGGGCTTTTGGCGGCTCAGGGCGCGGGATCCCGGGAGGATTTGCAGGAAGCGGTGGTTCACCTGGAAAAAGGGCAGGCCTTTGCCCCTTACGCCGATCGGGTGCGACAGAGCCTCATCGAGGCTTACCTCAGACTGGGGCAGGGTGCCAAAGCCTGGGCGCAGGTGGAGCCGCTGTTGGCGGAGCACCCGGAAAGCCCCTGGCTGCACCTGGTAGCTGGGCAAGCGCTGCGGCAGTTGGGGCGCTTTTCGGAAGCGGAAGGGCACCTGCAAAAGGCCCGGGGGGTTCCGGAGTTTTCCGCGCAAGCCACAGGGGAGCTGGTGGAGGTGCTGGCCCAGCAGGGGAAGTTCAAGGAAGCGGCGGCCTTGGTGGGAGAAGCGGTGCGGCAGGGAGGGGCGCCCACCCTGCCGGGCCTGGTGCGTTGGGCGACGCTGCTGGTGCGGGCCAGGGAGGAAGCCAAAGCGGTGGAGGTTTTGGATGAGGCTTTATCCCGCGACCCCAACTTCACCGATGCGCTGATCCTGCGGGCGGCGGTGGCGTTCCGCCAGGGAAAGGCCGACGAGGCCGAGCACTTCTACCGACGAGCGCTGGCGGCCTCCCCCGATGACCCCGATGCCCTTTTGGGCCTGGCCCGTCTTTACCTGGAGTTGCGGCGCTTTGATGAAGCCCGGCCGCTTCTGGTCAAGGCGCGAGAGGTGGTGCAGCAACACGAGGACGCGCTACCGGGGGCGATAGCCGAGGTGGCCGAGGAGCAGGCGGCTCTGGAGCTGGTGGCGCGGGCCTACGACCGGGCGCTGCCGTTCCTGCAGGAGCTGGCCAAAAAACCGCTGGAGCGCCGGGGTCTGGCGCTGTGGGCTGAGTACTTTCGAGCCCAGGAGCGGTGGAGCGAGGGTTTGGCGTTCTTCAAGAACGCCAGTGCCGTCGAAGATCCCCAGACCTTGCGCCTTCTCCGCTCCATCAAAGCCGAGTTTTTGCTTTTTGCCGGCAGCCGCGAGGAGGCGCTTGCTGAGCTTGCCGCAATGGCCGGTGGCGAGCTGGAGGATGCGCGGGCGGCGGTGGGAACGGCCATGCGCAGCAAGCTTTACAAAGAAGCGGTGGCTTGGGCTAAGAAAGCGCTGGAGCGCTTCCCAGGGGATGGCGAGCTCACCTTTTCCCTGGCTGCCGCCCTGGAGCGCTCGGGCCAGTTTGCCGAAGCTGAAAAGACCTTTCGCCTGCTTTTAGCCAGCGATCCGGAAAACGCTTCGGCGCTTAACTATCTGGGTTACATGTTTGCCGACCGCGGCGAAAACCTCACCGAGGCTAAGGAGCTCATCGAAAAGGCGGTGGCTTTGGATCCCCTTTCCGGTGCCTATCTCGACTCCCTGGGCTGGGTTTACTTCCGCCTGGGGGATTGGGATCGCGCCGAAAAGTACCTCACCGAAGCCGCTACCCTGGAGCCCTTCGACCCCACGGTGCACGAGCACCTGGGCGACCTTTTCCAGGCCCGGGGCCAGGTGGAAAAAGCCAGGGCTTCCTGGCAGCGGGCTTTGGAGCTGAAGCCCGACGAAGAGGGGCAGGAGGAGCGCATTAAGGCCAAGCTGGCGGGGCTTCCCCATGCGCCAGCTCCTTAA
- a CDS encoding SMP-30/gluconolactonase/LRE family protein yields the protein MLPALLVVVAVVQTGGVVTVELPAGRELGRFPLASHTMGVFVAPDGALWLPSAEREETVVARLGQAGETIGGRLVPLFFREPDRLYAVFPGELVALAYPERVRIASWPLPRGLSPTFAACSHDGRVVAVLTTAPPAQVVLVFPFDQGQTATVPLSGFPSPRLLALSDGFLAVGGEGRVGLWPLGFSEGVQVNVPGTVAGMAWSPDGRELFLLLAAPGSEVWRVPVPKKASRVPKPKRVWQGEGEPRALALTEEGLLVLEDQSVHLLSPKGRELGQGAVAGGYALGVIPSRPISGAVPWSDSQP from the coding sequence ATGCTTCCCGCGCTGCTTGTGGTGGTGGCGGTGGTGCAAACGGGCGGTGTGGTCACCGTGGAGCTCCCCGCCGGGAGGGAATTGGGCCGTTTTCCCCTTGCCAGCCACACTATGGGCGTGTTTGTGGCTCCCGATGGGGCGCTGTGGCTTCCTTCTGCTGAACGTGAGGAAACCGTGGTGGCGCGTTTGGGCCAGGCAGGGGAAACCATCGGTGGGCGGCTGGTGCCGCTCTTCTTCCGCGAGCCCGATCGGCTGTACGCGGTGTTTCCGGGAGAGCTTGTGGCTCTCGCTTACCCTGAGCGGGTTCGCATTGCCTCTTGGCCCTTGCCCCGGGGGCTTTCACCTACCTTTGCCGCGTGTTCCCACGACGGGCGGGTGGTGGCGGTTTTGACCACGGCGCCGCCCGCCCAGGTGGTGCTGGTTTTCCCGTTCGACCAGGGACAAACGGCCACGGTCCCGCTTTCCGGCTTTCCCTCTCCTCGCCTTTTAGCTTTGAGCGATGGATTCTTGGCGGTGGGCGGGGAGGGCCGGGTGGGGCTTTGGCCGCTGGGATTTAGCGAAGGCGTACAGGTGAACGTGCCGGGAACGGTGGCGGGCATGGCCTGGTCCCCGGACGGCCGGGAGCTTTTCCTGCTTTTGGCTGCCCCGGGAAGCGAGGTGTGGCGGGTCCCGGTACCCAAGAAGGCCTCGCGGGTGCCCAAACCCAAGCGGGTTTGGCAAGGTGAAGGGGAGCCTCGAGCGCTGGCGCTCACCGAGGAGGGGCTTTTAGTTTTGGAAGACCAATCGGTGCACTTGCTGAGCCCGAAGGGGCGGGAGCTGGGCCAGGGGGCGGTGGCGGGAGGTTACGCCCTGGGGGTCATCCCATCCCGGCCGATTTCGGGTGCGGTACCCTGGAGTGACTCCCAGCCTTGA
- a CDS encoding cytochrome c3 family protein, with product MSLRSDRRWFAVLGLLVATAATSAPRDECLSCHGSVEDVQAAAESLGAHLAPGRLSALVVAVGPDSVHDSLACLDCHPRASQVPHPKGMSRENPCLGCHGDAAAAVSRSVHKDPLGQGSFRAQCWHCHGAHDVRPSQDPKSSLAPANVAGTCLHCHNKQEYLVGVHGHGVQLAGLDLAATCVSCHGGHDILPAKDPASHVHRLSVPTTCGTCHRRVTEVYLASVHGRSLSAGNADVPTCTDCHAAHATLDPRLPRFRNVSPEMCARCHADPKVAGKYGLRAEVFDTYVADFHGTTAELFVATSPDQPLNKAVCYDCHGYHDVESVRKLGTEKVEERLLKRCQVCHPRASKKFLSAWTAHYVPDRERYPLIYYVRLFYQVVIPSTVGFFLAYIALDVWARRRQRRPQ from the coding sequence ATGAGCCTTCGAAGCGACCGCCGGTGGTTTGCAGTTTTAGGCCTTTTGGTGGCTACCGCAGCCACCTCTGCTCCCCGGGACGAGTGCCTTTCCTGCCACGGGAGTGTGGAAGACGTCCAGGCGGCCGCAGAGAGCTTGGGTGCCCACCTCGCTCCGGGGCGGCTTTCGGCGCTGGTGGTGGCCGTGGGCCCCGATTCGGTGCACGATTCCTTGGCCTGCCTCGACTGTCACCCCAGGGCTTCCCAAGTTCCCCATCCTAAGGGCATGAGCCGGGAAAACCCGTGCCTGGGGTGTCACGGGGATGCCGCCGCCGCGGTGAGCCGCTCGGTGCACAAAGACCCCTTGGGCCAGGGGAGCTTCCGCGCCCAGTGCTGGCACTGTCATGGCGCTCACGATGTCCGGCCGAGCCAGGATCCCAAATCGAGCCTGGCGCCGGCCAACGTGGCCGGCACCTGCCTTCACTGCCACAACAAGCAGGAGTACCTGGTGGGCGTGCACGGTCACGGGGTGCAGCTGGCGGGGCTTGATCTCGCGGCCACCTGCGTCTCTTGCCACGGCGGCCACGACATCTTGCCGGCCAAGGACCCAGCTTCTCACGTGCATCGCCTAAGCGTGCCCACAACGTGCGGGACCTGCCACCGGCGGGTTACGGAGGTTTACCTAGCCTCGGTGCACGGACGGAGCTTAAGCGCGGGGAACGCGGACGTTCCAACCTGCACCGATTGCCATGCCGCCCACGCCACTTTGGACCCGCGTTTGCCGCGTTTTCGCAACGTTTCGCCGGAAATGTGCGCCCGTTGCCACGCCGACCCCAAGGTTGCCGGCAAATACGGGCTGCGCGCCGAGGTTTTTGATACCTACGTTGCCGATTTTCACGGGACCACGGCTGAGCTTTTCGTCGCCACCAGCCCCGATCAACCTTTGAATAAGGCCGTCTGCTATGACTGTCACGGCTATCATGATGTGGAATCGGTGCGAAAGCTGGGAACCGAAAAGGTGGAGGAGCGCCTCCTCAAGCGCTGTCAGGTCTGTCATCCGCGGGCCAGCAAGAAGTTTTTGTCGGCGTGGACGGCGCACTACGTACCGGATCGGGAGCGTTACCCGCTGATTTACTACGTGCGGCTGTTTTACCAAGTGGTAATCCCGTCAACGGTTGGGTTTTTCCTGGCCTACATTGCCCTTGATGTGTGGGCCCGGCGTCGGCAGCGGAGGCCACAATGA
- a CDS encoding SpoVG family protein, with protein MEITEVRVNLNRQGRVKAFVQVVIDNALLIGDLRVMEGKEGTLYVAMPSRRLRNGSFKDVVHFLSTDARRQLEEAVLAEYQRLAQELGDPEVHPRLRQTLQKLLGEAYWSGESFDEE; from the coding sequence ATGGAAATCACGGAAGTGCGGGTTAACCTCAACCGCCAAGGGCGGGTCAAGGCTTTTGTGCAAGTCGTTATTGATAACGCCCTGCTGATTGGCGATCTCAGGGTCATGGAAGGCAAGGAAGGAACGCTGTACGTGGCCATGCCTTCCCGCAGGCTGCGCAACGGCTCTTTCAAAGACGTGGTGCACTTTCTTTCCACCGATGCCCGCCGGCAGCTGGAGGAGGCTGTTTTGGCCGAGTACCAGCGTCTGGCGCAGGAGCTCGGGGATCCCGAGGTGCACCCGCGGTTGCGCCAAACCCTCCAAAAGCTCTTGGGTGAAGCGTACTGGAGCGGTGAAAGTTTCGATGAAGAGTAG
- a CDS encoding cytochrome b/b6 domain-containing protein — translation MTTPPKKGQEVIRFTKVELVQHWVLMVTLLGLALTGLALFAHGTWVGKVLVALEGGMESRGILHRVFAVILMALTLWHFGYVLFSPRGNEQLRAMVPRGADIQGVIGMLRYYRGKQQELPEFGRFTPLQKLQYWGAGLGSLLMILTGLLLWFHTEAMAVLPKWFFDITAVIHGYEGLLLFLVLFVWHIYIVHFSPGNFPMSRTFLTGKITAEKLWRDHRAEYRALFGDEPPVEE, via the coding sequence ATGACCACACCACCGAAAAAGGGTCAGGAAGTGATCCGGTTTACGAAGGTAGAGCTTGTCCAGCATTGGGTGTTGATGGTGACGCTTTTGGGCCTGGCGCTCACCGGGCTGGCCCTCTTTGCCCATGGGACCTGGGTGGGGAAGGTGCTCGTGGCGCTAGAAGGCGGCATGGAATCCCGGGGCATTTTGCATCGGGTTTTTGCCGTGATTTTGATGGCGTTGACCTTGTGGCACTTCGGCTACGTTTTGTTTTCCCCAAGGGGGAATGAGCAACTGCGGGCCATGGTGCCGCGAGGGGCTGACATCCAGGGCGTGATAGGTATGCTGCGCTATTACCGTGGAAAGCAGCAGGAACTCCCGGAGTTTGGCCGATTTACCCCGCTGCAAAAGCTCCAGTACTGGGGAGCCGGTTTGGGCTCGCTTTTGATGATCCTCACGGGGCTTTTGCTTTGGTTTCACACCGAGGCCATGGCGGTGCTTCCTAAATGGTTTTTCGACATCACCGCGGTCATTCACGGTTACGAAGGGCTTTTGCTGTTTTTGGTGCTCTTTGTCTGGCACATTTACATCGTTCACTTCAGTCCGGGAAACTTCCCCATGTCCCGAACCTTTTTGACCGGAAAAATCACGGCAGAAAAGCTTTGGCGCGACCATCGGGCGGAGTACCGGGCGCTTTTTGGCGACGAGCCACCGGTGGAGGAATGA
- a CDS encoding formate dehydrogenase subunit gamma — MTEKPKAALKQAIVEELIQVHKLELEEAQKLAAKLEPEVEKRFSTWVRRELYWHKKKTEKKAAVQAQAAPMEEEGEFFERLSLNVRLQHGLMALSVIVLIITGLPLKFHESFWAKELIAFLGGPDVTPIIHRVAATLLAFVGFWHLLYIAFTREGRENFRLLLPRWQDAKDAAQQIKYYLGLTDTKPKFDKFSYVEKFDYWAVYWGMVIMIGSGTVLWFTEWFLKYVPKWVTDIAKEAHSDEALLATLAIIIWHFYNVHLNPHSFPMNKTFITGKISERQMKEEHPLEYERLMKTRSGQGGEA, encoded by the coding sequence ATGACTGAAAAACCCAAAGCCGCCTTGAAGCAAGCCATCGTTGAGGAACTTATTCAGGTTCACAAGCTTGAGCTTGAGGAAGCGCAAAAGCTTGCCGCCAAGCTTGAACCAGAGGTGGAGAAGCGCTTTTCCACCTGGGTGCGCCGCGAGCTTTACTGGCATAAAAAAAAGACCGAGAAAAAGGCTGCGGTTCAAGCCCAAGCCGCCCCAATGGAGGAGGAAGGGGAGTTCTTCGAACGGCTTTCCTTAAACGTGCGTTTGCAGCATGGGCTCATGGCGCTTTCGGTGATCGTCCTGATCATCACCGGCCTTCCCCTTAAGTTCCACGAGAGCTTCTGGGCTAAAGAACTCATCGCGTTTTTGGGTGGACCCGATGTCACACCCATTATCCATAGGGTGGCAGCTACGTTGCTGGCTTTCGTTGGCTTTTGGCATTTGCTTTATATTGCCTTTACCCGTGAGGGGAGGGAGAATTTCCGACTGCTTTTGCCCCGGTGGCAGGACGCCAAAGACGCGGCGCAGCAGATCAAGTACTACCTGGGCCTCACCGACACCAAACCGAAGTTCGATAAATTCAGCTACGTGGAGAAGTTCGACTACTGGGCGGTGTACTGGGGCATGGTCATCATGATCGGCTCTGGCACGGTCCTGTGGTTTACCGAGTGGTTTTTGAAATACGTCCCCAAATGGGTCACCGACATTGCCAAAGAAGCCCATTCGGATGAGGCTTTGCTGGCAACGTTGGCCATCATCATCTGGCATTTTTACAACGTCCACCTAAACCCGCATTCTTTCCCCATGAACAAAACCTTTATTACCGG